The following coding sequences are from one Coffea arabica cultivar ET-39 chromosome 11e, Coffea Arabica ET-39 HiFi, whole genome shotgun sequence window:
- the LOC113719487 gene encoding glutamate receptor 3.2 isoform X3, translating into MSQLGFFSKGFNTKLVKYWELSEEIQQSGVINIGSILSFATINGRVAKIAMTAAVEDVNSDSSVLGGRKLVLSMHDSNYSGFLDIMGALQYMETDTVAIIGPQTSVMAHVIAHFTNELHVPLLSFTALDPSITPLQYPYFIQTAPTDLYQIAAIADMISYFGYREVIAIFTDDDKNRNGITILGDILAERRAKISYKATIPPEPAPIRDHVMEELLNIRMMEPRVIVVNTYTKTGFVVFDIAQNLGMMDKGYVWIATNWLSAAMDATQILPDTANSIQGVLTLRLHIPDSKRKRAFASRWNKLSNGSIGLNTYGLYAYDTVWMIANAVKLFLAHGSTISFSNYSSLNVLGGRVLNLSALSIFDGGQMLLSNIVQTNMRGLTGPIEFNPDRSMKRPAYDILNVIGNGFRQIGYWSNYSGLSVDPPETLYSRQANRSSSNQKLYGVLWPGKTEVKPRGWVFPNNGKRLRIGVPNRVSYKDFVSLDNHTGLIHGYCIDVFLAAIKLLPYAVPHEFILFGDGLKNPSYTELVRMITSNVFDAAVGDIAIVANRTKIVDFTQPYIESGLVVVVPVRKLHSSAWAFLRPFTPSMWGVTAAFFLLVGVVVWILEHRVNNEFRGPLKKQLVTLLWFSFSTMFFAQRENTMSTLGRIVLIIWLFVVLIINSSYTASLTSILTVQQLSSSINGIESLITSNDPIGFQAFPRDSPLAIDMSTAILSLSENGELQKIDDKWLNKSMCGPQPQSSQSDQLNLESFWGLFLVCGVAFLIALLVYFWLMFCKFKQHCPETSESSRFGSSYSAHFQRFLSFVDEKEEVTSNRLKRKRTGNNTVCQGKET; encoded by the exons ATGTCTCAGTTGGGTTTTTTCAGTAAAGGGTTCAACACTAAGCTAGTCAAGTACTGGGAACTATCAG AGGAAATACAACAATCTGGTGTCATCAATATTGGTTCAATCCTTTCGTTTGCGACTATAAATGGGAGAGTAGCAAAAATTGCCATGACTGCTGCTGTTGAAGATGTAAATTCTGACTCTAGTGTTCTTGGAGGTAGAAAACTGGTTCTCTCCATGCATGATTCAAACTACAGTGGATTTCTTGACATCATGGGAG CATTGCAGTACATGGAAACTGATACAGTAGCTATTATTGGTCCACAAACTTCTGTTATGGCTCACGTCATCGCACATTTCACTAATGAACTCCATGTTCCTCTCTTGTCATTCACGGCATTGGACCCCTCTATAACCCCTCTCCAGTATCCTTATTTTATCCAGACAGCACCTACCGATCTATACCAGATAGCTGCTATAGCGGATATGATTAGTTACTTTGGTTACAGAGAGGTAATTGCCATTTTTACTGATGATGATAAGAACCGAAATGGTATTACCATCTTAGGTGATATACTTGCCGAAAGGCGTGCTAAAATTTCTTATAAAGCCACAATTCCACCTGAGCCAGCACCAATTCGTGATCACGTTATGGAGGAATTGCTTAATATTAGAATGATGGAACCTCGTGTTATTGTTGTCAACACATATACAAAAACAGGTTTTGTGGTTTTTGATATAGCCCAGAATCTTGGTATGATGGACAAGGGTTACGTGTGGATCGCTACTAATTGGCTTTCAGCAGCAATGGATGCTACTCAAATTTTACCAGACACTGCCAACTCAATCCAAGGTGTGCTAACACTTCGTCTTCATATACCAGACTCCAAAAGGAAAAGAGCCTTTGCCTCTCGTTGGAACAAGTTGAGTAATGGCTCCATCGGTTTGAACACTTATGGTCTTTACGCTTATGATACAGTTTGGATGATTGCTAATGCAGTTAAATTATTCCTAGCTCATGGTAGCACCATATCATTCTCAAATTATTCAAGTTTGAATGTTCTTGGTGGAAGGGTTCTGAATCTTAGTGCATTAAGCATTTTTGATGGTGGGCAGATGTTGCTCAGCAACATAGTGCAGACCAATATGAGAGGTCTAACAGGCCCTATTGAGTTTAATCCAGACAGGTCTATGAAGCGTCCTGCCTATGATATCCTCAATGTAATTGGGAATGGATTTAGGCAGATAGGATACTGGTCAAACTATTCAGGACTTTCTGTTGATCCCCCTGAGACTCTTTACTCTAGACAAGCAAACAGATCAAGTTCAAACCAGAAGTTATATGGTGTATTATGGCCAGGAAAAACAGAAGTTAAGCCACGTGGCTGGGTTTTCCCGAACAATGGAAAACGATTAAGAATTGGAGTTCCAAACAGAGTTAGTTACAAAGATTTCGTTTCATTAGATAATCATACTGGACTGATACATGGATATTGTATAGATGTGTTTCTTGCAGCCATAAAGTTACTTCCATATGCAGTACCCCATGAGTTCATTTTGTTTGGAGATGGCCTTAAGAACCCAAGCTATACAGAGCTTGTGAGAATGATAACATCTAAC GTCTTTGATGCTGCTGTTGGGGACATTGCAATTGTGGCCAACCGCACAAAAATCGTTGACTTCACCCAGCCATACATAGAGTCAGGTTTAGTTGTGGTCGTTCCAGTGAGAAAATTGCATTCTAGTGCTTGGGCCTTTTTGAGGCCATTTACCCCGTCAATGTGGGGGGTCACTGCagcttttttccttcttgttggAGTTGTGGTGTGGATACTGGAGCACAGGGTAAACAATGAATTCCGTGGTCCACTGAAGAAACAGCTGGTGACACTTCTTTG GTTTAGCTTTTCAACTATGTTTTTTGCCCAGA GGGAAAATACAATGAGCACACTTGGGCGGATTGTCCTAATTATTTGGCTTTTTGTGGTTTTGATAATCAATTCGAGCTATACCGCAAGCTTGACATCAATCCTCACAGTGCAGCAGCTAAGCTCATCCATCAATGGAATTGAATCCTTGATAACCAGCAATGATCCTATAGGGTTCCAG GCATTTCCCAGAGACTCTCCCTTAGCCATTGACATGTCAACTGCAATTCTTTCATTGTCGGAGAATGGTGAACTCCAAAAGATTGATGACAAGTGGCTGAATAAAAGTATGTGTGGTCCTCAGCCTCAGAGCTCTCAATCAGACCAACTTAACTTAGAGAGTTTTTGGGGTCTTTTCCTCGTGTGTGGAGTTGCATTTCTTATCGCTCTGCTTGTATACTTTTGGCTAATGTTCTGCAAGTTCAAGCAACATTGCCCTGAAACATCTGAATCCTCTAGATTTGGTAGTTCATATTCTGCACACTTCCAAAGATTTCTCTCCTTTGTTGATGAGAAGGAAGAGGTCACAAGCAATAGATTGAAAAGAAAGCGGACGGGAAACAATACTGTTTGCCAAGGGAAAGAAACTTGA
- the LOC113719487 gene encoding glutamate receptor 3.2 isoform X1 yields the protein MSQLGFFSKGFNTKLVKYWELSEEIQQSGVINIGSILSFATINGRVAKIAMTAAVEDVNSDSSVLGGRKLVLSMHDSNYSGFLDIMGALQYMETDTVAIIGPQTSVMAHVIAHFTNELHVPLLSFTALDPSITPLQYPYFIQTAPTDLYQIAAIADMISYFGYREVIAIFTDDDKNRNGITILGDILAERRAKISYKATIPPEPAPIRDHVMEELLNIRMMEPRVIVVNTYTKTGFVVFDIAQNLGMMDKGYVWIATNWLSAAMDATQILPDTANSIQGVLTLRLHIPDSKRKRAFASRWNKLSNGSIGLNTYGLYAYDTVWMIANAVKLFLAHGSTISFSNYSSLNVLGGRVLNLSALSIFDGGQMLLSNIVQTNMRGLTGPIEFNPDRSMKRPAYDILNVIGNGFRQIGYWSNYSGLSVDPPETLYSRQANRSSSNQKLYGVLWPGKTEVKPRGWVFPNNGKRLRIGVPNRVSYKDFVSLDNHTGLIHGYCIDVFLAAIKLLPYAVPHEFILFGDGLKNPSYTELVRMITSNVFDAAVGDIAIVANRTKIVDFTQPYIESGLVVVVPVRKLHSSAWAFLRPFTPSMWGVTAAFFLLVGVVVWILEHRVNNEFRGPLKKQLVTLLWFSFSTMFFAQRENTMSTLGRIVLIIWLFVVLIINSSYTASLTSILTVQQLSSSINGIESLITSNDPIGFQVGSFAENYLREELDIAKSRLVPLGSPEAYADALERRIVAAIVDEQPYIDLFLSKYCKFRVVGQPFTRSGWGFAFPRDSPLAIDMSTAILSLSENGELQKIDDKWLNKSMCGPQPQSSQSDQLNLESFWGLFLVCGVAFLIALLVYFWLMFCKFKQHCPETSESSRFGSSYSAHFQRFLSFVDEKEEVTSNRLKRKRTGNNTVCQGKET from the exons ATGTCTCAGTTGGGTTTTTTCAGTAAAGGGTTCAACACTAAGCTAGTCAAGTACTGGGAACTATCAG AGGAAATACAACAATCTGGTGTCATCAATATTGGTTCAATCCTTTCGTTTGCGACTATAAATGGGAGAGTAGCAAAAATTGCCATGACTGCTGCTGTTGAAGATGTAAATTCTGACTCTAGTGTTCTTGGAGGTAGAAAACTGGTTCTCTCCATGCATGATTCAAACTACAGTGGATTTCTTGACATCATGGGAG CATTGCAGTACATGGAAACTGATACAGTAGCTATTATTGGTCCACAAACTTCTGTTATGGCTCACGTCATCGCACATTTCACTAATGAACTCCATGTTCCTCTCTTGTCATTCACGGCATTGGACCCCTCTATAACCCCTCTCCAGTATCCTTATTTTATCCAGACAGCACCTACCGATCTATACCAGATAGCTGCTATAGCGGATATGATTAGTTACTTTGGTTACAGAGAGGTAATTGCCATTTTTACTGATGATGATAAGAACCGAAATGGTATTACCATCTTAGGTGATATACTTGCCGAAAGGCGTGCTAAAATTTCTTATAAAGCCACAATTCCACCTGAGCCAGCACCAATTCGTGATCACGTTATGGAGGAATTGCTTAATATTAGAATGATGGAACCTCGTGTTATTGTTGTCAACACATATACAAAAACAGGTTTTGTGGTTTTTGATATAGCCCAGAATCTTGGTATGATGGACAAGGGTTACGTGTGGATCGCTACTAATTGGCTTTCAGCAGCAATGGATGCTACTCAAATTTTACCAGACACTGCCAACTCAATCCAAGGTGTGCTAACACTTCGTCTTCATATACCAGACTCCAAAAGGAAAAGAGCCTTTGCCTCTCGTTGGAACAAGTTGAGTAATGGCTCCATCGGTTTGAACACTTATGGTCTTTACGCTTATGATACAGTTTGGATGATTGCTAATGCAGTTAAATTATTCCTAGCTCATGGTAGCACCATATCATTCTCAAATTATTCAAGTTTGAATGTTCTTGGTGGAAGGGTTCTGAATCTTAGTGCATTAAGCATTTTTGATGGTGGGCAGATGTTGCTCAGCAACATAGTGCAGACCAATATGAGAGGTCTAACAGGCCCTATTGAGTTTAATCCAGACAGGTCTATGAAGCGTCCTGCCTATGATATCCTCAATGTAATTGGGAATGGATTTAGGCAGATAGGATACTGGTCAAACTATTCAGGACTTTCTGTTGATCCCCCTGAGACTCTTTACTCTAGACAAGCAAACAGATCAAGTTCAAACCAGAAGTTATATGGTGTATTATGGCCAGGAAAAACAGAAGTTAAGCCACGTGGCTGGGTTTTCCCGAACAATGGAAAACGATTAAGAATTGGAGTTCCAAACAGAGTTAGTTACAAAGATTTCGTTTCATTAGATAATCATACTGGACTGATACATGGATATTGTATAGATGTGTTTCTTGCAGCCATAAAGTTACTTCCATATGCAGTACCCCATGAGTTCATTTTGTTTGGAGATGGCCTTAAGAACCCAAGCTATACAGAGCTTGTGAGAATGATAACATCTAAC GTCTTTGATGCTGCTGTTGGGGACATTGCAATTGTGGCCAACCGCACAAAAATCGTTGACTTCACCCAGCCATACATAGAGTCAGGTTTAGTTGTGGTCGTTCCAGTGAGAAAATTGCATTCTAGTGCTTGGGCCTTTTTGAGGCCATTTACCCCGTCAATGTGGGGGGTCACTGCagcttttttccttcttgttggAGTTGTGGTGTGGATACTGGAGCACAGGGTAAACAATGAATTCCGTGGTCCACTGAAGAAACAGCTGGTGACACTTCTTTG GTTTAGCTTTTCAACTATGTTTTTTGCCCAGA GGGAAAATACAATGAGCACACTTGGGCGGATTGTCCTAATTATTTGGCTTTTTGTGGTTTTGATAATCAATTCGAGCTATACCGCAAGCTTGACATCAATCCTCACAGTGCAGCAGCTAAGCTCATCCATCAATGGAATTGAATCCTTGATAACCAGCAATGATCCTATAGGGTTCCAGGTAGGATCTTTTGCTGAAAATTATTTACGTGAAGAACTTGATATTGCTAAATCTAGGCTTGTTCCTCTCGGCTCACCAGAAGCATATGCTGATGCTCTTGAAAGAAGAATAGTTGCTGCCATAGTTGATGAACAGCCATATATTGATCTGTTCCTTTCGAAGTACTGCAAGTTCCGAGTTGTTGGTCAACCATTCACAAGAAGTGGGTGGGGATTT GCATTTCCCAGAGACTCTCCCTTAGCCATTGACATGTCAACTGCAATTCTTTCATTGTCGGAGAATGGTGAACTCCAAAAGATTGATGACAAGTGGCTGAATAAAAGTATGTGTGGTCCTCAGCCTCAGAGCTCTCAATCAGACCAACTTAACTTAGAGAGTTTTTGGGGTCTTTTCCTCGTGTGTGGAGTTGCATTTCTTATCGCTCTGCTTGTATACTTTTGGCTAATGTTCTGCAAGTTCAAGCAACATTGCCCTGAAACATCTGAATCCTCTAGATTTGGTAGTTCATATTCTGCACACTTCCAAAGATTTCTCTCCTTTGTTGATGAGAAGGAAGAGGTCACAAGCAATAGATTGAAAAGAAAGCGGACGGGAAACAATACTGTTTGCCAAGGGAAAGAAACTTGA
- the LOC113719487 gene encoding glutamate receptor 3.2 isoform X2: protein MSLTWLYPVSILFLAGFSEEIQQSGVINIGSILSFATINGRVAKIAMTAAVEDVNSDSSVLGGRKLVLSMHDSNYSGFLDIMGALQYMETDTVAIIGPQTSVMAHVIAHFTNELHVPLLSFTALDPSITPLQYPYFIQTAPTDLYQIAAIADMISYFGYREVIAIFTDDDKNRNGITILGDILAERRAKISYKATIPPEPAPIRDHVMEELLNIRMMEPRVIVVNTYTKTGFVVFDIAQNLGMMDKGYVWIATNWLSAAMDATQILPDTANSIQGVLTLRLHIPDSKRKRAFASRWNKLSNGSIGLNTYGLYAYDTVWMIANAVKLFLAHGSTISFSNYSSLNVLGGRVLNLSALSIFDGGQMLLSNIVQTNMRGLTGPIEFNPDRSMKRPAYDILNVIGNGFRQIGYWSNYSGLSVDPPETLYSRQANRSSSNQKLYGVLWPGKTEVKPRGWVFPNNGKRLRIGVPNRVSYKDFVSLDNHTGLIHGYCIDVFLAAIKLLPYAVPHEFILFGDGLKNPSYTELVRMITSNVFDAAVGDIAIVANRTKIVDFTQPYIESGLVVVVPVRKLHSSAWAFLRPFTPSMWGVTAAFFLLVGVVVWILEHRVNNEFRGPLKKQLVTLLWFSFSTMFFAQRENTMSTLGRIVLIIWLFVVLIINSSYTASLTSILTVQQLSSSINGIESLITSNDPIGFQVGSFAENYLREELDIAKSRLVPLGSPEAYADALERRIVAAIVDEQPYIDLFLSKYCKFRVVGQPFTRSGWGFAFPRDSPLAIDMSTAILSLSENGELQKIDDKWLNKSMCGPQPQSSQSDQLNLESFWGLFLVCGVAFLIALLVYFWLMFCKFKQHCPETSESSRFGSSYSAHFQRFLSFVDEKEEVTSNRLKRKRTGNNTVCQGKET from the exons ATGAGTTTGACCTGGCTTTATCCTGTATCCATTCTCTTTCTTGCCGGATTTTCAGAGGAAATACAACAATCTGGTGTCATCAATATTGGTTCAATCCTTTCGTTTGCGACTATAAATGGGAGAGTAGCAAAAATTGCCATGACTGCTGCTGTTGAAGATGTAAATTCTGACTCTAGTGTTCTTGGAGGTAGAAAACTGGTTCTCTCCATGCATGATTCAAACTACAGTGGATTTCTTGACATCATGGGAG CATTGCAGTACATGGAAACTGATACAGTAGCTATTATTGGTCCACAAACTTCTGTTATGGCTCACGTCATCGCACATTTCACTAATGAACTCCATGTTCCTCTCTTGTCATTCACGGCATTGGACCCCTCTATAACCCCTCTCCAGTATCCTTATTTTATCCAGACAGCACCTACCGATCTATACCAGATAGCTGCTATAGCGGATATGATTAGTTACTTTGGTTACAGAGAGGTAATTGCCATTTTTACTGATGATGATAAGAACCGAAATGGTATTACCATCTTAGGTGATATACTTGCCGAAAGGCGTGCTAAAATTTCTTATAAAGCCACAATTCCACCTGAGCCAGCACCAATTCGTGATCACGTTATGGAGGAATTGCTTAATATTAGAATGATGGAACCTCGTGTTATTGTTGTCAACACATATACAAAAACAGGTTTTGTGGTTTTTGATATAGCCCAGAATCTTGGTATGATGGACAAGGGTTACGTGTGGATCGCTACTAATTGGCTTTCAGCAGCAATGGATGCTACTCAAATTTTACCAGACACTGCCAACTCAATCCAAGGTGTGCTAACACTTCGTCTTCATATACCAGACTCCAAAAGGAAAAGAGCCTTTGCCTCTCGTTGGAACAAGTTGAGTAATGGCTCCATCGGTTTGAACACTTATGGTCTTTACGCTTATGATACAGTTTGGATGATTGCTAATGCAGTTAAATTATTCCTAGCTCATGGTAGCACCATATCATTCTCAAATTATTCAAGTTTGAATGTTCTTGGTGGAAGGGTTCTGAATCTTAGTGCATTAAGCATTTTTGATGGTGGGCAGATGTTGCTCAGCAACATAGTGCAGACCAATATGAGAGGTCTAACAGGCCCTATTGAGTTTAATCCAGACAGGTCTATGAAGCGTCCTGCCTATGATATCCTCAATGTAATTGGGAATGGATTTAGGCAGATAGGATACTGGTCAAACTATTCAGGACTTTCTGTTGATCCCCCTGAGACTCTTTACTCTAGACAAGCAAACAGATCAAGTTCAAACCAGAAGTTATATGGTGTATTATGGCCAGGAAAAACAGAAGTTAAGCCACGTGGCTGGGTTTTCCCGAACAATGGAAAACGATTAAGAATTGGAGTTCCAAACAGAGTTAGTTACAAAGATTTCGTTTCATTAGATAATCATACTGGACTGATACATGGATATTGTATAGATGTGTTTCTTGCAGCCATAAAGTTACTTCCATATGCAGTACCCCATGAGTTCATTTTGTTTGGAGATGGCCTTAAGAACCCAAGCTATACAGAGCTTGTGAGAATGATAACATCTAAC GTCTTTGATGCTGCTGTTGGGGACATTGCAATTGTGGCCAACCGCACAAAAATCGTTGACTTCACCCAGCCATACATAGAGTCAGGTTTAGTTGTGGTCGTTCCAGTGAGAAAATTGCATTCTAGTGCTTGGGCCTTTTTGAGGCCATTTACCCCGTCAATGTGGGGGGTCACTGCagcttttttccttcttgttggAGTTGTGGTGTGGATACTGGAGCACAGGGTAAACAATGAATTCCGTGGTCCACTGAAGAAACAGCTGGTGACACTTCTTTG GTTTAGCTTTTCAACTATGTTTTTTGCCCAGA GGGAAAATACAATGAGCACACTTGGGCGGATTGTCCTAATTATTTGGCTTTTTGTGGTTTTGATAATCAATTCGAGCTATACCGCAAGCTTGACATCAATCCTCACAGTGCAGCAGCTAAGCTCATCCATCAATGGAATTGAATCCTTGATAACCAGCAATGATCCTATAGGGTTCCAGGTAGGATCTTTTGCTGAAAATTATTTACGTGAAGAACTTGATATTGCTAAATCTAGGCTTGTTCCTCTCGGCTCACCAGAAGCATATGCTGATGCTCTTGAAAGAAGAATAGTTGCTGCCATAGTTGATGAACAGCCATATATTGATCTGTTCCTTTCGAAGTACTGCAAGTTCCGAGTTGTTGGTCAACCATTCACAAGAAGTGGGTGGGGATTT GCATTTCCCAGAGACTCTCCCTTAGCCATTGACATGTCAACTGCAATTCTTTCATTGTCGGAGAATGGTGAACTCCAAAAGATTGATGACAAGTGGCTGAATAAAAGTATGTGTGGTCCTCAGCCTCAGAGCTCTCAATCAGACCAACTTAACTTAGAGAGTTTTTGGGGTCTTTTCCTCGTGTGTGGAGTTGCATTTCTTATCGCTCTGCTTGTATACTTTTGGCTAATGTTCTGCAAGTTCAAGCAACATTGCCCTGAAACATCTGAATCCTCTAGATTTGGTAGTTCATATTCTGCACACTTCCAAAGATTTCTCTCCTTTGTTGATGAGAAGGAAGAGGTCACAAGCAATAGATTGAAAAGAAAGCGGACGGGAAACAATACTGTTTGCCAAGGGAAAGAAACTTGA